The Mercurialis annua linkage group LG8, ddMerAnnu1.2, whole genome shotgun sequence genome window below encodes:
- the LOC126661594 gene encoding uncharacterized protein LOC126661594: MNKKIKYGASNDVIKEHSDIDETYRCKTTKLTKDILEFIQFEGESLYEAWERFKDLQRSVPHHRLNKEHVIQIFYDGTTITTRATIDAASGGSLMQKTYEEALELVEKLAIVSSTWGPIDRRAPSTQKSVMTLDQVREMEAIKATNASLQAQVDALKKQVAPRNAPVAYVQVGCEHCGDYNHSNGECYATGKAWSEQVNYVGGQGQANDPYSNTYNPGWRNHPNFGWRNQEGQGNAQASNQAGPSFQGGNRPQYQQQPQGQYHNNQHQGNNYGGRPQHPPGFQQPRNTDEGNMLAKLMEKFEKMEVENRQLHNENRQREKNQASTIHHLETQISQMALSLQGRPQGGLPSTTENNPREHVKAIKVVELRSGRVLDVDHDKDLEKANGKRPMIVEVEPQVVIDVASSSQELPKSCEEVAIDIDVEEPYVRPPPPPPFVPKVPFPSRLRKAPDNEKFHKFLEIFKKLQISMSLGDALREMPQYAKFLKDIIMNKRSWEQGGTIPLTESCSSIIQSNLPTKLQDTGSFTIPCLIGTSTSLNCLCDLGASINLMSLCLQGNMWKPTDKTNFHDAPIGRPFAQETARGCGRRASKSGQVHLSGGLCCA; the protein is encoded by the exons atgaataaaaagatcaaatatggaGCAAGTAACGATGTCATTAAGGAACATTCAGAT attgatgaaacatATCGATGTAAG ACTACAAAGTTGACCAAGGATATTCTTGAGTTTATTCAATTTGAAGGGGAGTCACTTTATGAGGCATGGGAGCGTTTCAAAGATTTACAAAGGAGTGTCCCCCATCATCGGCTCAATAAAGAGCATGTGATCCAAATCTTCTATGATGGGACGACTATTACTACTAGAGCAACAATTGATGCGGCTTCGGGCGGATCACTAATGCAAAAGACGTATGAAGAGGCGCTAGAATTGGTGGAAAAGTTGGCGATAGTTAGTAGCACTTGGGGCCCTATTGATAGAAGAGCTCCATCTACTCAAAAGTCGGTAatgactcttgatcaagtgAGGGAAATGGAGGCCATAAAAGCAACTAATGCTTCATTACAAGCACAAGTGGATGCCCTCAAGAAACAAGTTGCTCCAAGAAACGCACCGGTCGCCTATGTTCAAGTGGGATGTGAGCATTGTGGGGACTACAACCATAGTAATGGGGAGTGTTATGCCACGGGGAAAGCTTGGAGTGAGCAAGTGAACTATGTTGGAGGCCAAGGGCAAGCTAATGACCCGTACTCTAATACCtacaaccccggatggaggaatcatcctaacTTTGGATGGAGAAACCAAGAAGGtcaaggcaatgctcaagcCTCCAACCAAGCGGGTCCTAGTTTTCAAGGAGGAAATAGACCTCAATATCAACAACAACCACAAGGTCAATACCACAACAACCAACACCAAGGGAACAATTATGGTGGTAGACCACAACACCCTCCCGGTTTCCAACAACCAAGGAACACGGATGAGGGAAACATGCTTGCCAAATTGATGGAGAAATTTGAAAAGATGGAGGTTGAAAATAGGCAACTTCACAATGAAAATAggcaaagggagaagaaccaagcttccaccATCCATCACTTAGAGACCCAAATCTCGCAAATGGCACTTTCGCTTCAAGGTAGACCTCAAGGGGGATTGCCCTCTACTACGGAAAACAATCCTAGAGAGCATGTGAAAGCCATCAAAGTTGTGGAACTTCGAAGCGGTAGAGTCCTTGATGTTGATCATGATAAGGATCTTGAAAAAGCTAATGGCAAGAGGCCAATGATTGTGGAGGTtgagcctcaagtggtaatAGATGTTGCAAGCTCTAGTCAAGAGCTACCAAAGTCGTGTGAGGAGGTGGCTATTGATATTGATGTTGAAGAACCATATGTGaggccaccaccaccaccaccttttGTGCCTAAAGTaccattcccaagccggttgaGAAAGGCTCCGGATAATGAAAAGTTTCATAAGTTTCTTGAAATATTCAAGAAACTTCAAATAAGCATGAGCCTAGGGGATGCCTTGCGAGAGATGCCCCAATACGCTaagttcttgaaagacataattatgaacaagcgaaGTTGGGAACAAGGCGGAACAATTCCTCTAACGGAAAGTTGTAGTTCTATTATCCAAAGCAATCTACCAACCAAGCTACAAGATACAGGGAGTTTCACGATTCCTTGCTTAATTGGCACTTCTACTTCTCTTAATTGTCTTTGCGATTTAGGTGCAAGTATAAATCTAATGTCGTTGTGTCTTCAGGGAAATATGTGGAAACCAACCGATAAAACAAACTTCCATGATGCTCCAATTGGCCGACCATTCGCTCAAGAGACCGCACGGGGTTGCGGAAGACGTGCTAGTAAAAGTGGGCaagttcatctttccggtggacttTGTTGTGCTTGA
- the LOC126661595 gene encoding uncharacterized protein LOC126661595 produces the protein MRGRSASGTGRTRPPTLAVVEEEDDQTAPPEVAEAQEGVQPAPAPRRPQARTRLLDTSTVSRELREIFQSRWWAVGTAWRFLPEEAVSFYFEEFKKKFFWEDEFEERVIRITFEKHAANRYSDRLSTYKTSRERDVSITNDVWQAWERVWDSDETKKKSAQARANQMSEPAGAGTGPVRHTRGSMSALKHKAVLARELGREPTHAEVHKRMHTLKADLTRFMDERARIAAERFEQEMLAATQTAEGSTASTPVDPDEVYLAVEGVRKRRIYGLGSVGSEYVASQ, from the exons ATGCGAGGGAGGAGTGCTAGTGGGACGGGCCGGACTCGGCCCCCCACACTAGCGGTTGTTGAGGAGGAGGACGACCAGACAGCACCTCCAGAGGTGGCTGAGGCGCAAGAGGGTGTGCAGCCAGCTCCAGCACCTCGTAGACCTCAAGCTCG GACCAGGTTGCTCGATACCAGCACAGTATCTAGAGAGTTGCGGGAAATCTTCCAGAGTCGGTGGTGGGCAGTAGGCACCGCTTGGAGGTTTTTGCCTGAGGAGGCTGTTTCTTTTTACTTCGAGGAGTTTaag AAAAAATTCTTCTGGGAGGACGAATTCGAGGAACGAGTCATCCGAATTACTTTCGAGAAGCATGCTGCGAACCGGTATTCTGACAGGTTGTCCACTTACAAGACTTCTCGTGAGAGAGACGTGTCTATTACAAACGACGTGTGGCAGGCTTGGGAGAGAGTCTGGGACTCTGATGAGACAAAGAAGAAATCGGCCCAGGCGCGGGCCAATCAGATGAGCGAGCCGGCCGGAGCTGGCACTGGACCAGTTCGACATACCAGAGGGTCGATGTCTGCTTTAAAGCATAAGGCGGTTTTg GCTAGGGAGCTGGGGCGCGAGCCGACACATGCTGAGGTGCATAAGCGGATGCACACTCTGAAGGCTGACCTGACCCGATTCATGGATGAGCGCGCGAGGATTGCGGct GAGCGTTTTGAGCAGGAGATGCTGGCCGCTACACAGACAGCCGAGGGGAGCACAGCATCTACCCCAGTGGATCCGGACGAAGTTTATCTTGCTGTTGAGGGGGTGAGGAAGCGGCGTATCTACGGATTAGGCTCAGTTGGTTCTGAGTACGTAGCCTCGCAGTGA